A genome region from Macrotis lagotis isolate mMagLag1 chromosome 4, bilby.v1.9.chrom.fasta, whole genome shotgun sequence includes the following:
- the TMED8 gene encoding protein TMED8 isoform X3: MTASDQESSSSLGRPQIVSSVTENVAENPGKGDGALEEQETLSGDQLLKEESVVRMNKYQAPKGSGDMVMIQSDTGDTGIMDVLSTELESADLLGEQRRVSTPPLSPPSIWTFAKMKEFKTKMSKVKNSRLVVKRGEVVTVRVPTHPDGKRIFWEFATDNYDIGFGVYFDWTPVTSTSVTVHVSESSDEDEDDEEDGEGGIEGLVPIGDVEMGSKSSLRNRYGEIMPVYRRDSHRDVQAGCHDYPGEGIYLLKFDNSYSLLRNKTLYYHVYYTS, encoded by the exons GCCACAGATTGTATCTTCTGTGACTGAGAATGTAgcagaaaatcctggaaaaggTGATGGTGCTTTGGAGGAGCAGGAAACCCTGTCAGGAGACCAGCTTCTTAAAGAG GAATCTGTTGTTCGAATGAACAAATATCAAGCACCAAAAGGATCGGGAGACATGGTTATGATCCAGTCAGACACAGGAGATACAGGAATCATGGATGTACTTTCAACTGAATTGGAGTCTGCAGACCTCCTTGGAGAACAGAGAAGAG TTTCAACACCTCCTCTGTCTCCTCCATCCATATGGACCTTTGCCAAGATGAAGGAATTCAAAACCAAGATGAGCAAGGTGAAGAATTCTCGGCTAGTGGTCAAGCGAGGTGAAGTTGTAACAGTGCGTGTGCCTACCCACCCTGATGGGAAGCGAATCTTTTGGGAATTTGCCACTGATAATTATGACATTGGCTTTGGTGTCTATTTTGATTGGACCCCTGTAACCAGCACTTCTGTTACTGTGCATGTCAGTGAGTCCAGTGATGAAGATGAGGATGATGAagaagatggggagggagggattgAAG GACTCGTCCCAATTGGAGATGTGGAGATGGGGTCCAAGAGCTCTCTGCGGAATCGCTATGGGGAGATCATGCCAGTTTATCGGAGAGATAGCCACCGAGATGTACAGGCTGGTTGCCATGATTATCCTGGAGAAGGCATCTACCTGCTTAAATTTGATAATTCCTACTCACTGCTACGCAACAAGACTCTCTACTACCATGTATATTACACCAGCTGA